In bacterium, the DNA window TTTCGGCCGACGGCGCGCGGAGCTGGAGGGGCCTGGGATAGAGTGAACCGGGAGGAGGAGGCGACATGGGTCCCATGGAAGGCGTGCGGGTCATCGAGTTGGGCGTCTGGGTGGCCGGCCCCGCAGCTGGGGGCATCCTGGCGGACTGGGGCGCGGACGTCGTGAAGATCGAACCACCGGGGATCGGAGACCCCAGCCGCCTTTTCGCCTCGATGCTCGGCTCCGATTTGCCCTTCAACCCGCCCTTCGAGATGGACAACCGCAGCAAGCGAAGCCTCGTACTCGATCTGGCGACGAAGCAGGGCCGCGAACTGGGCCTGGAGCTGATCGATTCGGCGGATGTCTTCGTCACGAATGTGCGTCAGGCTGGCCTCGAGCGGATCGGTTTCGGCCCGAGCCAGCTCCTGCAACGCAACCCGCGGCTGATCTACGGCGCAATCACCGGCTTCGGGCTCGAAGGCCCGGACAAGGACGAAGCGGCCTACGACATTGCAAGCTTCTGGGCACGGTCGGGCATTGCCCACATGCTCACCCGACCCGGTGGTCAACCACCCTTCCAACGCGGCGGCATGGGTGATCACAACACCGGCCTGGCTGCGGCTGGCGCCATCTCCGCGGCCCTCTTCTCACGCGAGCGGACAGGCGAGGGCCAACTCGTTTCCACTTCCCTGCTCCGCGAGGGCGTCTACACCCTCAGCTTCGACCTCGCCACGGCCCTGCGCTTTGGCGTCGGCTTGCAGGTGGCCGACCGCAGTTCCATGGGCAACCCCTGCATCAACAACTATCGAGACAAGGATGGCCGTTGGTTCTGGATCGTCGGGCTCGAGGGAAATCGTCATTGGCCGCCGCTCTGTCGGGTCGTGGGCCATCCGGAGTGGGTCGACGACCCGCGCTTCACCACCCCGAAGGATCGCGCCCAGAACGCGACTGTCCTGATCAGCATGCTCGACGAGATCTTCGCCGGCCGGAGCCGCGACCAATGGGCGGAGGTCTTCGCCACCGAAAAGGACATGTGGTGGGCGCCCGTTCAGGACCTGGAAGAAGTCATGGCGGACGAGCAGGTGCTCGCATCCGGTAGCTTCTGCGACGTACCGGATTCCGGAACCACGACGCTCTTTCCCGCCTCACCGGCCGATTTCCACGGCACGCCCTGGGAGCCGCGCTGGATGGCCCCGGACCATGGTGAGCACACGGACGAAGTGCTCCAGGAAATGGGCAGGACGGCAGAAACGATTGCCGCGCTAAGGGCGTCCGGTGTGGTCGAGTGAGAATGGGGGCAATGACGCCAGGAGTCGCGCCAATTCTTCGGCCATGACCTGATGTCCGAACGACGTCAGGTGGACCCGATCCCACCAGAGGAAACCCTCGTCCCTGCGCGCCACCAGGGCGGCATGCAGATCGAGGACGGGAAGCCCGTGGCGCCCGCCGACCTTGCGCAAGATGTCGTGGCGCTCCAGCAGGCCTGCCAGACTCTCCTCGCCACGAGCCTCGATCGTATTCGGCTCGAGGACGAACACGGTGTGGATGCCCCGCTCCCGGTTGAATACGGCAAGCGTTTCCAGAGCCTGCTCGAGTGCCTCGAAATCGCGATCGTTGTTTCCGAGATCGACGACGACCAGCTCGGGTGCCCAGGCGCTCCAGGTCTCGGTCCAAAGGGGCACGATCTGTGGGCCCGTGAAGGCGGGGATGCCCGTGTTGATGCACTCCACGCGGGTCCCGGGCGATGCCGTCTCGTTCCAGCCGCGCTCGAGACGCGTCACCCAGGGTTCTTCCGCAGCTGCAGCTCCGGATCCCCAGGTCTGGGAGCTTCCAAGGAACACGATCCGCCGAACCCCCGGTGCGGGCGGAACCAGCGGATGCTCCCGGGCCAGGCGCGGAACGATCTCCCCCTCGTACTCGATGTGATTCTCATAGTCTGCGAAGTCTGGTTGCTTGGGATGCAGACGACCGAGGTAGATCCACTCGGTTGCGAACAGCAACGCAGCCATCGCGACGAGAACCAGTTCCGCGAGCAAGAGCACAGCACCCCCACTCACCTCGCCCCGTTGCCGTGCAGCCCGGGTCCCGAGCCACACGACACCCGTTGCGCCAAGCACGAGCAGGAGTGCAACCAACCCGACGGCTACAGCCCCTCGCCGGTTGGCAAAATGCTCTTCGACCGCGCGGCCATCGCGAGCCACGATGCGAAGGTCATCGACCCAGGCCTTCCGGCCCGCCGTGCTGCGCAACCCCAGCCGAACGCTTGCGCTCCCTGCCTGGCCGCAGGGGCCAAGACTCTCGCCGTCGAGGGAAACCTGCCCGCCCTGCCACTCGAAACGATGCCATTCACCGTCAAGAGCCCCCGACGAGGAAACGGGCAATGCGGAGCGCTTCTCGAAGCGCCCACCCGGAGCGACCCGGAAGCATCCGCCGCTGAGCCCAGGGCTGCGACTGAAGCGAACAGCGTCGAAGCCCACATGATCGTCTCCCAGCAGCACCGTGAACGTGCCTTCCCCGGGCAAGCGAAAGCGAAGCTCGATGCGTTCAGGGTCGAGGAGCTCGTGCCAGCGAAGTTCGTGGTGTCCGTGCCAGACGCCTAGGTCCAGGCGCTCACGAAAGAGCGCCGTGCGCGTCGTCATGAACGAAACCGACCCCAGAATGCCGTGGGAGAGGCCGATCTTCGCGCTCTGCCAGCGCCCGCCCGCGTGCAGCGTGTTGCCGACCTGCAGCCAGGTCTTCGCGAACAAACCCGCTGCCAGAAGCGCGAGCAGCACGCTCAACAGAACCAGACCCACGCCGGCCGAGCTGCGAGAATCAGCCGACACCGCGTTCCAAGACCGCGAAGCGCGCCCCATCCTCTCGAACAGGCTCGACGGTTCCTATAGCGACAGCCCCGGCGTCCCCTCCGGAATGCAGGGCCGAGAGGGTCTCGCTCATCGCGTCTCTTGGCACGGCGAGCAGAAGGCCTCCGGAAGTCTGCGGATCGAAGAGCACCTCGGCGACGGCATGGTCGTGCAGCGATGTATCCCAGGCGATGCCACGCCGACCCTCTGCATTCTGATCGTGAAAGGAGCTGCGCACACCGGCTTCCAGAAGCTCACGCGTGCCAGGAAGAAGTGGCAACGCGTCGACGAAGAGTCTCGCGGATCGGCTCCCGGCCTCCAACATCTCACCCAGATGGCCGGCCAGTCCGAAGCCCGACACATCGGTGGCAGAGCGAGCCAGACGCGTCGCAACCGCGGCGGCGTTGGCGTTGGAGCGGGCCATGTGATCTAGAACGGCCTGGAGCCATGAGCCGCGGGCGCGGCCCTGCATATCCGCCGCGAGCACCACGCCGGTTCCGAGAGCGGCTGTCAGCACCAGCACATCGCCCGACTCCAGGGCGCCGAGGGGCAACGGCCCGCGCGCTGGCGAATCCCCCATGATGGAGAGCCCTACGAAGAGTTCGGGCCCCTGGGTCGTATGGCCGCCGACCAGGCTCACGCCGAGCGGATCGAGCGCGGTTCGCATGCCAGAGAGCACCTGGAAGAGCGTCTCTTCCGCGCCGACTTCGTCTTCGTCTGGGATCGTGACCAGGGCCAGGGCATGGTGCGGCGTTCCGCCCTTCGCCTGCACGTCGCTCACCGCGTTGACGGCGGCCACCCGCCCCACCCACCACGGGTCGTCGGTGAAGGCGCGAAACCCATCGACCGTCGTGAGTACGACGTCGCCGCTTGGCGTTCGCACAGCCGCTGCATCATCCGGCGCGTCGAGGCCTACGACGACACGATCGTCGGGCGACGCCGGAGCGAGACGCGCCAGCGCTCCGGAAAGCGGGTTGGCGCCTACCTTGGCAGCGCAGCCGCCACACGGCATCTCCTCCATGCCCATCTCTTCGGGTGTCGGGAACTCCTGGGCGGCCGCACCATCCGCTTCGAGCACCTGGAGGCGTTCCATGAAGCGGCGATCGATCCGATCCTTGAGCCGCCAGACGGCGCGTGCAGAAAAGGCAAGTCCCCATTTGCCGCCGATCGCGCGCTCCCCACCGAGATTGAGAAGGGCCAGGAAATCGCGTTGTGGTCGATGCCGGCGCAAGGGACGGCCGGTCAGGGTGGCGCGAAGGTTGGCGTCGAGGGTGGGGCCGGCGCGCACCGCATGCACGCCCGCCTTTGGCACCCACGGATGGTCGGTCAAAGAGGCACAGTCGCCGACAGCGAAGAGGCCATTCGCTCCTTCGACTTCAAAGCTGGAAGCGACTCGAACGAAACCCGCCTCGTCGATTGGAAGAGGAGAGTTGCGGAGGAGCGGGACCGGGGCCGCTCCCGTCGCCCAGACGACGAGATCCGCTGGCCGTCGGTCTCCGTTCTCCAGGCAGAGACCCTTCTCTTCGACCGCCGAGACCCGCGCGCCGGTGACGATTTCGATCTCCCGCTCTCGCGCGGCGGCCTCTACCGCACGACGCAATCGGGGCGATGAATCCGGGAGGATCGGAGTATCCGTCGTGATCTCGATCCTGGGCGCAGCACCGACCGAGCGCAGTCGCGTATCCAGCGTGAACGCAAGCTCCACGCCGGCCGCGCCACCTCCAACGATCGCGATACGCGGGCCTCCTTCGACCCGTCGCACGCGAGCAACTGCATCGTCGACCCGGTCCACGAAGTTTCGGATGGGACGGGTAGCCAACGCATGTTGACGAACCCCGGGGAGCTCAGTCCCGCGCACCGCACTACCGACATCGAGGCTGGCTGTGTCGTAGCGCAGCGCCGGACGGCCGACGAACTCGATGCTTCGGGTCGAAGGCACGATTCGGCTGGCGGCCGCCAGGATGACGCGAGCTCTCGCCCGGCGCGCCAGGGGAACGACATCGATCTCCGCCTGTGCGACTTCGTACTCACCCGCCACGACGCCAGGCACCATCCCTGAGTAGAGCGCCTCGGGACGGTCGAGTACGACCGTGAGCCGCACATCCGGAAGCGGGTCCATCATCCAGCGGCGAATCACCTGGACATGGGCGTGACCGCCTCCCACCAGCACCAGGTCTGCCCGCGGCGACACGTTCATCGGAACCCCACAGCATCGAACATCGACTCAAGAGGTAGCGAATTGGACGACGCGGAAGCCCCGCTTGGCTTCAACGTTCTCCCGGGCTGGGCGTGTACCAGATCGGAGAACTCCAGGCGCGTTCCTGGATTCTGGGCCGATGGGCTTCGGAGCAGCATGCGCTCAGGGCATCGGGAATCTTCTCGGGCTCGGCGCAGTCGACCTTGGCTGCGATGCATACGTATTGACTCCACCGGCAGGTTGGATTCTCGAGCACACGCGCGTAGTAGAAGGCAGGCTCGCTCGGGTCGAAATCCGGGTCGGTCCAGACACTGCAGAGCGATTGGGCGCCCCCGGAGCCCGTCGGCTCACAGGTCGAGAGATCCACATCCGCGCCGCCCTTGGCACCGGCCACGAGGATGACCTCTTCCTTCGCCTCGCCCTCTTGGAGCCAACCCTTCACCACCTCGATGCGCTGCAGAGGCCTGCCTCCAACTCCGCCATCCTGCAGAGCCCATACGGCCAGCCTCGGCGCATCGGCTGTTGCAGGGCGGTCCGCGAAGTCGGAGCCCATCGCCACGCCGCGCTGGTAGCCCTGCGCAACGAAGTCCTCTTGCTCGCACAGGTCCGCCGGGTAGTCCCAACCGCCGAAGAAGCGGACGATCGGACGCGTTCCACTGGTGGCATACGCTTCGCGCCGCTGCATCGCTGCGAATAGCGAATCGCGACTGTTCTCCTCCGCCCAGAGCACGGCCAGTCCGCCCGGATTGAACTCGAAATCATCGGAGAATCCGACCGGAACGCCCTGCCCGGCACCGAGCCCAGCCCCGCCGTGCCCGGGATGGCCCTCTTCGGCCGTCATGCCCGGAGCGGCGATATGGCTATCCGTGCTTCCGATGACGCCGAACTTGAACGGGTTGGCGCCGGTCTGCCACCCGACTAGCAAGCCCTGCTTCAGGGCATCGCGAACGAAGCTACCCGCCGGCGGAACCTCCTCCGATACGAACATCGAGAACTTCGCGCCAAATCGGTCATAGGGAAGCTTCTCGAAGCCGCAGGCCTCCTCGCCAGCCCAACCGGCAGCGACGTCGCATTCGGAATCGCCCTTATGCTGCACCATCTCCACCAACGGTTCCCAACGCGAACGGCGCTGGGCTTCGTCAGCGCCGATGGCCATGCCGTCGTCGTCGGGCGACGCCACACCCGCGGACTGGAACATCAGCCCGCCCGACAGATTGGAATTGTGGGGAATCGTGAGGACATCGCAGCCATCACGACCCTCCACACATTCCCCCTGCAGGCGATCCCAGAGATCGATGGCCGATGGCGTGTCGACCCAGCTCGTCGGCATGGGCGGAACGTTCTCGTTCCGGAAGATCACGTTGCGATGGAGATTCTGCCCCGTGCCAACCGTCCCGGTCCATTCGTAGCCGACGAAACTCGTGAAACGACAAGCTCCCGAACGGTCGTAGGCCTCCTCGGCCGCATCCTGGATCTCCTGCCAGACGACACCCCGTTGTTCGGCACAGCGAGCACCTTCATCTCCGCACAAGCCCCACCGACTCTTGCCCACGAGGGTGCGCCCGGCCGTCAGCTGAAACGCGATCGATGGGAAATTGCGATGGGCGATGCAGACAGGGTGCCAATAGCCGTCCATCCCCGGCGTCGTGCACACCCGCACGGTTCCGAAGAGTTCCGCATGGTCACTGATGGCGGTCCAGTCGAGCGGGCGGTCGAGCTGGATCGTTCGGGTCGGCTGGTTGTCTTCGTCGTAGGGCTGGATTCCCATCGGGTCGCCCTTGGCGAAGCGGTAGGCATCTCGCGGCGTGTTGCGCGTATCCTGGGTGCTGGCATCGAAGGAGAAGGCCGTATGTACGTGGGTATCGCCGAAAAAGGGTCGGCGCAGGCGGTCATGCTGTGTGCAGGCTTCACGAGCTTCGGTTCGATCGAAAGCCAACCCGGCGGCCGGCATCGCCAGCAGGATCAAGCCCAACCACAAGCGACTCGAGCTCAATCGAGTTCCTGCATCATTTCCACCGCCGACGCGGCCAAAGCATCCACCTGGGCCTGGAAGAGATCCGTGTTGGCAGCGGCTCCCATCACGCCTTTCAAGTAGCGAGACAACACACCCTCTACGATGGCGGCCAGCCTCCAGTACTGAAACGCACGGTAGTAACTCACCTTCGAAACATCGCGACCGGTGCGCTCGGTGTAACGCGCAAGGAACTCGGCCCGGGTCGGAAAGCCGGTGCATGCTGTGGGCGAAATCGCGGCACCACCGGCGCTCGCTTCGGCTTCCCCAACCTCCGTCCAGTTGTTCATGATGTAACCAATGTCGGCCAGGGGATCACCGAGGGTGCAGAGTTCCCAGTCGAGTACGGCGGCGACCTTACCCTCGGCAAGAGACAGCATGTTTCCAAGCCTGTAATCGCCATGAACGATCGATGCGCCGATCTGCTCGGGCATTTGCGCCTCGAGCCCGGCAGCCACCTCCTCCATCGACGCCAGCTCGCGCGTCTTCGTCTTCTCCCATTGCGTCCGCCAGCGCTTGATCTGCCGGGCCAGGTAGCTCTCCTTGCGCCCGAGATCCCCCAGGCCAATGGCATCCGGATCGACCGCGTGGAGATCGGCCAACACCTCGACCACGTGTTCGCCGAGCCGGCCCCGCGCGGACTCATCGAGGACCCGCGTCGAGATGTCAGCGTCCGTCAGTACGTGGCCTTCGACGTAGTTCATCACGTAGAAGGGAGCATCGTTCACGCTCTCGTCCTGGCAGAGTCCGAGCGCGGAAGGCACAGGGACGGGCGTCGGCCCTACCGCCGCAATGATCCTGTGCTCCCGCCCCATGTCGTGGGCCGTTGCAATGACCGCACCGAGCGGCGGGCGCCGCAAGACGAAGGCGTTCCCGGCCGCATCCTCCACCTTGTACGTGAGATTCGAGTGCCCGCCCGTGATCAACGAGAAGCAGAGCGGCGGCTTCACATCCGGAATATTGCTCTCGAACCACGCTGTCACGTTCTCAGCGCGGATGCCCTTGATCGGTTCGTCGTCTGCCATCGCCCGGTACGCTAGCAGCCTCCAAAACACCGCGTCACGAGAGAATGGCCCCTCAACCCGCTCCGGGCTTCTCACCGGCGAAGAACGCTCGAGGATTGTCCACCAACAGCCATTCGATCTGGGCGTCACTCACGCCGGCTTCCCTCAGTCGTGGAACGATCCGCTCGAAGAAGTGGCTCGGGTTCCAGACCTTGATCACCTCGGCGTAGAGCTCCGGCGGCAGCGGCTGGCCGCGCCAGCACCACACGGAATCATGAGAAACGACCACGTGGCCGCCGGCGCCTGCTTCGAGCAACCGAACGAGCGAGGCGATCCGCTCCGCATCCGGATGCAGAAGCTCGATACCGAAGCGGTCGAAGCCGAGATAGGAACCGCCGCCTACGAGCTGCATGTGGTAGGCGTGATCGGTCGAACCGCAGGAGTGTCCGATCAGGATGCGATGGGGCGGAACGCCGTTCTCCACGAGGATGCGCTGTTGTTCATCGCCCATCGTTCCTTCGTCGGTATGGGTCGTGATCGGCGCCCCGGTGGCCACCGAAGCCTTCGCGGCTGCGAGAAGGACGTTCCTCTCGTAGGGCGTGATCTCCCCTGCGCCCGTCGCGACCTTGATGATGCCCGCGCGCACACCCGTCTCTCCAATACCGTCGGTCAGCTCCTTCTCGAAGAGCTCCGCCATGGCGTCGACGACGGGAGCGAAGCCCCCGCGGAAATGCCAATACGGAAACCCGCCCTCGTTCTGCTTGTAGAGCCCTGTTGCGCAGATGATCTGGAAGCCGGTGCGCCCGGCCATCTCCGCCATGAACTCAACATCACGCCCGAGGTCTGCGGGGCATGGATCGAGCATCGAAACCACGCCGTGGTCACGGATCTCGGCGATGCGATCCGTCACGGCTGCGCGCATCTCGTCGCGGCTCGGCCCCGGGTGGATCGTATCGGATTCCCATCCTGGGTAGCCGATCAGGAGGTGCTCATGCATGAGCGTGCGCCCGAGTTCTTCGGGCGAAATGGAGCCGGTGACGGTCTGGATCTGCGGGGCCATGGCGGGTTCCTCCGGCGGGGAAGATACACCGCTCTGCGGGAAGCGATGAGCTATTCCGGCGTGACGTAGGCCGCGGTGATCCCGCCATCCACCGCGAAAGTCGCGCCCGTCACGAAGGAGGACTCGTCCGAAGCGAGGAACACGACGGACTGGGCGATCTCCTGGGCCTCACCGAAGCGGCCCATCGGGATATGGACGAGCCGGCGCTGCTTCTTCTCCTCGGTATCCAGGTACTTCATCAGCAGCTCCGTGCGCAGCGGCCCCGGGCAGAGTGCGTTCACGCGGATTTCTTCGCGAGCGTGAATGACGGCAAGTTCCCGAGAGAGCGCCAGGACGGCGCCCTTGCTGGCGGTGTAGGCAAGCTGGGGCGTGGCCGCGCCAAGTGAGGCCACGAAGGATGCGGTGTTGATGATGGAGCCGCCGCCGGCCCGACGCAGGGCGGGAATGCCGAACTTGCAACCGAGGAATACACCCTTCACGTTGACGTTCATCGTCAGGTCGAAGACCGCCTCTTCGGTGCTCTCGGCATCACCATCATCGATATGCGAAATACCGGCATTGTTGAAGAGCACGTGGAGCGCGCCGAAAGAGCGCTCGGCCGCGGCCACCATGCGTTCGCAATCGGCCGGCTTCGAGACATCCGCCTTCACGAAGAGCGCCTCGGCGCCCTCCTCACGTAGGCCTTCAGCCGCCGCAGCACCCTCGGCTTCGTCCAGATCGACAAGGACGACCCGTGCGCCTTCCAGCGTGAATGCCCGTGCCGTCTCGAGGCCGATCCCCCGCGCTCCCCCCGTCACCAACGCGACTTTTCCCACCAACCGCTCTGCCATCGTCTCCCCGCCTAGCCGCCGATCCGGTACATCTCGATGCGCTCTCCGGCTTTGCGCGGGCCTGCCTTCCCGGAGCGCTCTTCCGAATAGCGATCTTCCCGTTCCGTCCAAGTGCCCGCGATCATCTCGCGCAGGGTCGCGTCACTCACGCCGGCCCGGAGTGGCGTCTTGAGATCCCGACCACCCTTCGCAAACAAGCACGTGACGAGTTCGCCTTCCGCCGAAAGCCGGGCCCGGGTGCAGCCGCCGCAGAACGGCTCGGACACCGATGCGATCACTCCGATTTCGCCGGATCCATCGCGATACCGGTAGCGCCGCGCAACTTCGCCGGAGTAATTCGGATCGACGGGTTCGAGCGGGAACTCCGCATCGACGCGCTCGACGATCTCGCGGGCGGGCACGACCTGCTCGAGCCGCCAGGCGTTCATCGTCCCGACGTCCATGAATTCGATGAAGCGAACGATATGGCCCGTCCCACGGAAATGGCGGGCCAGCGCGACGACATCGTCCTGGTTCATGTCTCGCTGCACGACACAGTTGATCTTGATGGGTCCGAGGCCGGCGGCTTCGGCCGCGGCAATGCCCGCCAACACCTGCTCGGGCTCTCCGCGACCTCCGGATGTGCGCTGGAAGACCTCGGGACGAAGCGAATCCAGACTGACCGTTACGCGCTGAAGGCCGGCGTCGGCAAGCGCTGCGGCTTGTCCCGGGAGCAACACGCCGTTCGTGGTGAGCGCCAGATCTTTCACGCCGGGGATGGCCACCAGGCCGGCAATCAGATCGCTCAGGTTGGCGCGCACCAGAGGCTCGCCACCGGTGATGCGCAGTTTCGTGGCACCCAATTCGACCGCAAGCCGCGCAACGCGCAGCACTTCTTCGAAACGCAGGATGTCCTTGCGCGGCAGGAAGCGGTAGTCCTCGCCGAAGACCTCGGCGGGCATGCAGTAGGGGCAGCGGAAGTTGCAGCGGTCGGTGACCGAAATGCGGAGATCACGAAACAGGCGGCCCCGGGCATCCGGAAGCTCTGTGGCCGCTGCGCTTCCGCCCCGCCCGGTCAGTCCGCGTAGCCCCACTTCTTCTTGTTCTCCGCCACTTCCTCGGTGGAGGGCGTCGGGTGTTCGGTGACTTCGGGCACGTCGAACGCATCCTTGTCATCGACGATCTTGGCGTTCTTGGCGACGTCATCGGCGAAGACTTCGGGAACGCGCTCATCCTCGAAGATGGCTTCCCAAGGGCACTCCGGTTCGCAAACGCCACAATCGATGCACTCTTCGGGATCGATGTAGAGCTGGTTCGGGAAGGCGCTCTTGTCGTCACCCTTGTACTCGTAGATACAATCAACGGGGCAGACCTCGACACAGGCTGCATCCACTTTGTCCTGGCAAAGACTCGTAATCACCCAGGGCATCGTCTCTCCTCAGATGGCTCACCCGGTCGGCTCACTCCTACCGGGCTCTCAACGGGCGGCCGGATCCTAACCGCTCCGGAGGGCTTGGGGAAGGAATCTTGACTCCTTCGTCCCGTATTTCTACCTTGCCGGCTCCTCACGACGCCTGTCCGGAGATCCCTATGAGCGAACCGAATGCCCACACGCGCATCCAGGCCCTGGTCGATGGAGACCCTGTGGTGCTGTTCATGAAGGGCCACCGCCAGATGCCCCAATGCGGCTTCTCGGCCCAGGTCGTCCAGATCCTGGACTCGTTGATCCCCGAGTACGCGACGGTGAACGTGCTCGAGGACCCGGAGGTCCGTCAGGGCATCAAGGATTTCTCGAACTGGCCCACGATCCCCCAGCTCTACGTCCGAGGCGAGTTCGTGGGTGGCTGTGACATCATCACCGAGATGTACCAGTCCGGTGAGCTCCAGCCGCAATTGCGCGGCGAGGGCTGAGCCCGCCGGAACCCGGGCTGCTCCGTGGATCCCAACGCCCCCGCTCCCGCGGTCTTCGATGTCGGAGACGAAGGCTTCGTCACCGATGTGCTGGAGGCCTCTCGCCAGGTTCCGATCGTCGTCGACTTCTGGGCCCCGTGGTGCGGCCCGTGCAAAGCGCTGGGGCCGATCCTCGAGCGGCTCGCCGAGGAATCCGGCGGCGCCTTTCGCCTGGCCAAGCTGAACGTGGATGAAGCCCCCCAGGTGGCCGCCCAGCTGCAGGCTCGCAGCATTCCGTTGGTGGTCGGCTTCCGCGATGGGCGGGCCGTCGCCGAATTCGTCGGCGCCCGCCCCGAGAGTGGCGTGCGCGAGTTCCTGGCCAAGCTCCTCCCGAGCGAGGCCGACCAGCTTGCCTCCGAGGGCGCCGACCTGCTGACCGGTGGCCAGCCCGAAGCCGCCGAGCAGCGCTTCAGGGCTGCACTCGACGCCCAGGATCGACATCCGCGCGCCCTGCTCGGCCTGGCCCGTGTTCTGGCCGGACGCGGGGAAGCCGAGGCCGCCCTGGCCGAGCTCGAGCGGCTGACGCTCGCAGACCCGGAAATCGAACAAGAAGCCGAACGCCTGGCCGCCGAGATCCGCACCCAGAACCAGGCTCCCGCTAGTGGCGACGTAGACACCGCCGCGCTCCAGGCGAAGCTGGACGCCGACCCGGACGACCTCGCCACCCGCCTGGAGCTGGGCCGCGCCCTCGCCGCCGCCCACGACTACGAGCCCGCGCTCGAAGCCTTCCTCCAGGTCATCCAACGAGACCGGGATTTCGCCGACCAGGCCGCCCGAAAAGCCATGCTCGACCTCTTCGAACTCCTGGGCAACGACCACGACCTGACCCACGACTACCGCGCCGCCCTGGCCCGCACGCTCTTCCGCTGATGCCACCCGGGGACGCACCCGAGGCGTCTCCGCTGTTGTTGCGCCACCGCGATATCCTTCCTGGATGGCACGTGGTTTCATTCTCCAGCCGACCTACCGCATTCGGGGGAATGTCCCGGTCGTCCAGCTGTATGGGCGGCTGGAGGAAGGCCAGCCATTCCTCGTCGAAGACGACCGGTTTCGTCCGTACCTGTTCGCGCCACCGAGGGCGGCCGCCGAGTTGGCTCAGCGAAGGGGGATCCGCATCGCCGAGACCGAGCTAAGCGATCTCCAGGGAGAGCCCGTCGTGCGAATCGAGGTGGCGACCCCCGCGGAAGTGCCGACGATTCGCGATCGCCTGATTCGATCGGGAATTCCTGCGCTCGAGGCCGATGTGCGGTTTCCGTATCGGTACCTGATCGACCATGACATCCTCGCGACGCTCGCCATCACTGGTGAACCCGAGCGCGTGCCGCTCGGCACCGGAGCACCGGACCTTCTTCGTTTCGAAAATCCGACGATCGAGGCTGCGGACGCCCGACCGGAACTCAGCACCCTCTCGATCGATATCGAAACGACGGCCGACGCAAAGCTCGTCTTCTCTGTGGCACTCGTCGGTTGTGGGGTCGAGGAAGTCCTGTTGATTGCCGACCGCCCCGTGCAAGGCACGACGGTCGTCGCGGACGAAGCCGAACTCCTCCGCCTGACGTTGGACCGCATCCGCGCACTCGACCCGGATGTTCTGCTCGGTTGGGCAGTGGTCGATTTCGATCTCCGTGTTCTCGCCAGCCGGGCGGAGGCCCATCGGACTCCCTTTTTCCTGGGTCGGGCCGACGAGGCAGTGCGTTTCCAGCGCGACCTGGGGTTCACACGCCAATCCCGCGCCGAAGTGCCGGGCCGCATGGTGCTCGACGGCATTCCCCTGGTGCGCGATGCCCTGCGCCTGCCCGACTACCGGTTGGAGACGGTCGGTCAGCACGTGCTCGGTCGCGGCAAGAAGATCGATCAATCGGCGCCGAACAAGGCCCAGGAGATCTACCGGATGTGGCGCGAGGACCCGGAATCTCTCGCCATCTACAACCTGGAGGACGCACGGCTGGTGCCGCAGATCCTCG includes these proteins:
- the grxD gene encoding Grx4 family monothiol glutaredoxin, with translation MSEPNAHTRIQALVDGDPVVLFMKGHRQMPQCGFSAQVVQILDSLIPEYATVNVLEDPEVRQGIKDFSNWPTIPQLYVRGEFVGGCDIITEMYQSGELQPQLRGEG
- a CDS encoding tetratricopeptide repeat protein, yielding MDPNAPAPAVFDVGDEGFVTDVLEASRQVPIVVDFWAPWCGPCKALGPILERLAEESGGAFRLAKLNVDEAPQVAAQLQARSIPLVVGFRDGRAVAEFVGARPESGVREFLAKLLPSEADQLASEGADLLTGGQPEAAEQRFRAALDAQDRHPRALLGLARVLAGRGEAEAALAELERLTLADPEIEQEAERLAAEIRTQNQAPASGDVDTAALQAKLDADPDDLATRLELGRALAAAHDYEPALEAFLQVIQRDRDFADQAARKAMLDLFELLGNDHDLTHDYRAALARTLFR